One region of Fervidobacterium sp. genomic DNA includes:
- a CDS encoding MFS transporter — MLKLVRMAKYMNPYRALKNKHYRKFWIAQSISLIGSWIDTTLRGWVAVSLFSEQKAAGFIGLIAFLKGFPSVFFSPVAGVMIDWFGSKTILFFTQLIDALNAFVMAYLVWKGLLSPVFLLLLSLAMGITSGFYLPSRNTFISSVVEKTLLPNALALHSMIFNVARMVGPTIAGFVVKYYGLQVGFIINAISFLPLLVVLLIIPEQPTVQSNTKNSLRKFFVDLVDGIKYTLKDKNISSTLLGLSVYSLFGMPFGMLMQAFVKSVVKSDIVGYGIIMGFMGIGAFIGANIVAAINPERLIKLHEEILLLIIGLNVFVAALYPKLTPYSALLIGACQSSFFNITNSRTQFLSPSSMKGRIMSLYSFINTGGSPLGTFLLGVLGNVLGVRSSYFISSFILLSYAVGKIGLVNHPKMSKSDPER, encoded by the coding sequence GTGTTAAAATTAGTTCGTATGGCGAAGTATATGAATCCTTATAGAGCGTTGAAAAACAAGCATTACAGAAAATTTTGGATAGCTCAGAGCATATCTTTAATTGGTTCTTGGATCGATACCACTCTAAGAGGGTGGGTAGCTGTTAGTTTATTCTCTGAACAGAAAGCTGCAGGATTCATAGGATTGATTGCCTTTTTAAAAGGATTTCCTTCTGTTTTCTTCTCCCCGGTAGCAGGTGTTATGATAGATTGGTTTGGTTCTAAGACCATACTGTTTTTTACGCAGTTGATTGATGCTCTCAACGCCTTTGTGATGGCATATCTTGTTTGGAAAGGTCTTCTTTCACCCGTTTTTTTGCTTCTTTTAAGTTTGGCAATGGGGATTACAAGTGGATTTTACTTGCCTTCAAGGAATACTTTTATTTCCTCTGTGGTAGAAAAGACTTTGTTACCAAATGCATTAGCGTTGCATTCTATGATATTCAACGTTGCACGTATGGTTGGTCCTACAATAGCAGGGTTCGTTGTCAAATACTATGGTTTACAAGTTGGATTTATAATCAATGCAATATCGTTTCTTCCTCTTTTGGTTGTGTTGCTAATTATTCCAGAGCAACCAACTGTTCAATCAAATACGAAAAATTCACTGAGAAAATTTTTTGTGGATCTTGTGGATGGTATCAAATATACCCTCAAAGACAAGAATATAAGTTCTACTTTATTAGGTCTCAGTGTGTATTCTCTTTTTGGTATGCCGTTTGGAATGCTTATGCAAGCTTTTGTGAAAAGTGTTGTGAAATCAGATATCGTTGGCTACGGTATTATAATGGGGTTCATGGGAATTGGTGCGTTTATAGGTGCTAATATAGTTGCGGCTATTAATCCTGAACGGTTGATAAAACTTCATGAAGAAATACTATTACTTATAATAGGTCTAAACGTATTTGTTGCAGCTTTGTATCCGAAACTCACTCCATACAGCGCATTGTTGATAGGTGCTTGCCAATCGTCGTTCTTCAACATAACAAACAGCAGGACACAATTCCTATCACCTTCATCGATGAAAGGGAGAATCATGTCACTGTATTCTTTTATAAATACAGGTGGTTCACCACTTGGTACATTCCTCTTAGGTGTACTCGGCAATGTTCTTGGTGTTAGAAGCTCTTATTTTATTTCCTCGTTCATTTTGCTTTCCTACGCTGTTGGCAAAATTGGTTTAGTCAACCATCCAAAAATGTCAAAGAGCGATCCTGAAAGATAA
- a CDS encoding adenosylcobalamin-dependent ribonucleoside-diphosphate reductase: MYSELSVLIEHWKGVELSKNAYKILSERYFLKSASGDFLETKWDDICRRVARVVATAELVNNPLIKEKSPTEQLDTVKFWESIFFDFLKSRIFIPNSPTLFNSGMGVRHELLWKPLEQMSLEDYWEIYNTRNHLHMLSACFVVPVEDSIEGIFEAVKEYALITKAGGGIGSNFSRLRPKGSFVAGTHGQASGPVSFMHVFNSAVGVVEQGYRRRGALMGILNIDHPDIEEFITAKEGNDGEKVLKFFNISVGIPMERQELLKLYMEDAEIELKHPKSSTVRKIKVKELINKMAKNAWKTGDPGLAFLGEMNKYYAMYPEMVIESTNPCGEIGLAPYEACNLGSIDVAKFYKDGKFHWNAFAQATRLAVRFLDNVIDVNVFPLEKITRAVKESRRIGLGIMGFADLLYLMDIPYNEHEGRQFAADMTAFMALHGHDESNKIAREKGSFPVFEKSRYYKENGFVPFAMGMSKYDEELRDVFREAKSGKRNVAVLTIAPTGSISNIADTSSGLEPNFLLAYVRYMNKHDGGREPLFYVNRVLEEKLSPQILEKIKERLVEKGSLKDLPEVPEHIKRVFVTAMDISPMDHLLMQDAFQRYVDNNISKTINMPNSATEEDVLNIYLEAMKLNIRGLTIYRDGSLQTQVLTAAKNLKTKDAPKVQFFLLDEKHKLRPRPRKETLRSVTRKFKTDTGTTYITVSFDDNGEAVEIFLSNGTELAEAIGRLSSIALRAGVSAEEILEQLRKVKGTYTPALAKEIKSAVDDFAELWGETQIGEIDTFVVDGTVKTPEEIEKFVTANGLEWSEGYYVDADGNTYCPSCLSKNSILKQEGCTSCRKCGWSKCS, from the coding sequence ATGTACTCTGAATTATCTGTCTTAATTGAGCATTGGAAAGGTGTCGAATTATCTAAGAATGCCTACAAGATACTCTCAGAGAGGTATTTTTTGAAAAGTGCATCAGGAGATTTTCTTGAAACAAAGTGGGATGATATATGTAGACGTGTTGCAAGGGTTGTTGCAACTGCAGAACTTGTGAATAACCCTTTGATAAAGGAAAAATCACCAACAGAACAACTTGACACGGTAAAATTTTGGGAATCTATCTTTTTTGACTTCCTCAAATCACGTATATTTATTCCCAATAGTCCCACCCTTTTTAATTCGGGTATGGGAGTTAGACACGAATTGTTGTGGAAACCGTTAGAACAGATGAGTTTGGAGGATTATTGGGAAATTTATAACACGAGGAATCACCTTCACATGCTTTCTGCCTGCTTCGTGGTACCAGTTGAGGATAGCATAGAGGGTATTTTCGAAGCTGTAAAGGAATATGCTCTGATAACCAAAGCTGGAGGAGGTATCGGTAGTAATTTCTCAAGACTTAGACCAAAGGGGAGTTTTGTTGCAGGGACGCATGGACAGGCAAGTGGACCAGTATCATTTATGCACGTTTTCAATTCAGCAGTTGGTGTGGTTGAACAGGGTTACAGGCGTAGAGGAGCACTTATGGGTATACTAAATATTGACCATCCAGATATAGAAGAGTTTATTACTGCTAAAGAAGGTAACGATGGCGAAAAAGTGTTAAAGTTTTTTAATATATCGGTTGGAATACCAATGGAGCGTCAAGAATTGTTGAAACTTTACATGGAAGATGCTGAGATAGAACTTAAACATCCAAAATCTAGTACCGTAAGAAAAATTAAAGTTAAGGAATTAATAAATAAGATGGCTAAGAACGCGTGGAAAACTGGTGATCCGGGATTAGCATTCCTTGGTGAGATGAATAAATACTATGCAATGTATCCTGAGATGGTGATCGAAAGTACAAATCCATGTGGAGAGATAGGTCTTGCACCGTACGAAGCGTGCAACCTTGGATCAATAGATGTTGCTAAATTTTATAAGGATGGAAAATTCCATTGGAATGCGTTTGCTCAAGCAACAAGGTTGGCTGTAAGGTTTCTTGATAACGTGATAGATGTCAATGTTTTTCCACTCGAGAAAATTACCAGGGCAGTTAAAGAGAGTAGAAGAATAGGTTTAGGGATAATGGGATTTGCAGACTTACTTTATTTAATGGATATACCTTACAATGAACATGAAGGGAGACAATTTGCGGCAGATATGACAGCCTTTATGGCGTTACACGGGCATGACGAATCAAACAAAATTGCCAGAGAAAAAGGAAGCTTTCCTGTTTTTGAAAAGAGTAGATATTACAAAGAAAATGGCTTTGTTCCATTTGCAATGGGGATGAGTAAATACGACGAAGAATTGAGAGATGTTTTCAGAGAAGCCAAAAGTGGTAAAAGAAATGTAGCAGTTCTAACTATCGCACCAACTGGTTCGATTTCAAACATAGCTGATACAAGCAGTGGTCTTGAACCAAATTTCTTACTTGCTTATGTACGCTACATGAACAAACATGACGGTGGCAGGGAGCCTTTGTTCTATGTAAATAGGGTCCTTGAGGAAAAACTTTCACCTCAGATTCTTGAGAAGATCAAAGAGCGTTTAGTGGAGAAAGGATCGCTCAAAGATCTACCCGAGGTTCCTGAGCATATAAAACGTGTTTTTGTTACTGCTATGGATATATCTCCAATGGATCATTTGCTCATGCAAGACGCATTTCAAAGATATGTCGATAACAATATATCAAAGACAATAAATATGCCAAATAGTGCCACAGAAGAAGACGTACTTAACATATACCTTGAAGCCATGAAGTTAAACATTAGAGGATTAACAATTTACAGAGACGGCTCGTTGCAAACGCAGGTTCTTACAGCTGCAAAAAATCTAAAAACAAAAGATGCACCAAAGGTACAATTCTTTTTACTCGATGAAAAACACAAGTTACGACCAAGACCAAGAAAGGAGACGCTTAGAAGCGTTACAAGAAAGTTCAAAACAGACACGGGAACCACTTATATTACTGTAAGTTTTGACGATAATGGAGAAGCTGTTGAAATATTCCTTTCTAATGGGACAGAACTTGCGGAGGCCATTGGAAGACTAAGTTCGATTGCTCTAAGAGCAGGTGTGTCAGCCGAAGAAATACTCGAGCAGCTTAGAAAAGTCAAAGGAACGTACACTCCTGCATTAGCAAAAGAAATCAAAAGTGCGGTGGATGATTTTGCTGAACTTTGGGGTGAGACACAAATTGGAGAGATAGACACCTTTGTCGTAGATGGTACGGTGAAGACACCCGAAGAAATTGAAAAGTTTGTGACAGCGAATGGTTTAGAATGGAGCGAAGGATATTACGTTGATGCTGACGGAAATACCTATTGTCCATCGTGTTTGTCAAAGAACAGCATTTTGAAACAAGAAGGTTGTACAAGTTGTAGAAAATGTGGTTGGAGTAAATGTAGCTGA
- a CDS encoding redox-sensing transcriptional repressor Rex has protein sequence MKIPKPTVKRLGLYYRCLLRFKDEGVNFVSSQDIAHRLNIKPSQVRKDLSYFGEFGKRGLGYNVKKLVSEIAHIIGVNKEWNVAIIGAGNLGSALANYPGLVKHKFRVVAIFDNDNEKVGKKIGGITVSHINELKKITEELNIEIAVVAVPENSAQIVVEQIESVGIKGIVNFSPVKLKSKLPVEDVDITLSFETLAYSIIKNFQSYDGEDTEEKV, from the coding sequence GTGAAAATTCCGAAACCAACTGTGAAGAGGCTTGGTTTATATTATCGGTGTCTTTTGAGATTCAAAGACGAGGGTGTAAATTTTGTATCGTCGCAAGATATTGCACACCGTTTAAACATAAAACCAAGTCAAGTGAGGAAAGATTTATCGTATTTTGGCGAGTTTGGTAAGAGAGGACTTGGCTATAACGTCAAGAAGTTAGTTAGTGAAATCGCACACATAATTGGTGTTAACAAGGAATGGAATGTAGCGATAATAGGTGCTGGGAATCTTGGAAGTGCCTTGGCAAATTATCCAGGTTTGGTGAAACACAAATTTAGAGTAGTTGCTATATTTGACAACGACAATGAAAAGGTTGGAAAAAAAATCGGTGGTATTACGGTATCCCACATAAATGAACTTAAAAAAATAACTGAGGAACTAAATATAGAAATTGCAGTTGTCGCTGTCCCTGAGAATTCAGCCCAAATAGTTGTAGAACAAATAGAAAGTGTAGGTATCAAAGGCATTGTTAATTTCTCTCCTGTTAAATTAAAAAGCAAATTGCCTGTTGAAGATGTTGACATTACTTTATCATTTGAGACACTTGCGTATTCCATAATAAAAAACTTTCAAAGTTATGATGGAGAAGATACTGAAGAAAAAGTGTAA